The region TattgagttggatgactgttcaaactGTATTTTctcagtcggagctagttttatTTTCGAGTTTCCATATTCGAGTTTTCAATTTCAATGTTCAATTAAAACCCTCTRCCCattcataagaatttgtaagatacttattagcATAAAATGaacagaaaccagtctcaaaatcaatcaatcaatagtgtttattctcgagagtactgaccatagtacaatttacatcaggttatataataaaactgacgtcataggttttaaaatgtccttcctcctctcggatacaatggcagtacAGTTAGCGTTcttacattgtctgccacctgttaaacaatctacaactagcccaaggtctctcccctccctgggtagagacaaaATGTCCTGTAATGAACACATCATTCCAGCCAGTCTGATGATAACTCCATTTGTTTCTAACAAGGAACRgaaagtccttgttctaattcttgactaaaacaacacacattatattcagtattatgattataataagattcataCATCCATACGGTAACATAGTAGCATTCTGTTtagtcaaatgtcaaatgtataaataatttagtcattattcataaaaatcccataagTACCCACAGATGGCCacagggaggagcaagagagataTAGACCCATACTGTTTTTTGCCttataaaccctaaacctaacaatcaatcaatcaaatgtatttataatgcccttttacatcagcagatatcacaaagtgctatacagaaactctaACCCTATGTATTACCTATTGcagccttaacccctaacccgaGGTATAACCTATTTTAGTCTTAACCCCGAACCCTAATTCTAGGGTAGGGTAGCCTAGAACACTTTTAGAAACTATTTTAGTAATAATATTATGTTAGTAAATACCATTATAGTACAAAATAGCATTTTGATAACTTTATTATTTTATGATATTTATTATTGCAAGGSAGAACATTTGATCAACAAGSCACattagttttatttttcatagGTGGTTTGAACTGGGTGACTTAGTAACCTCTATGTGAAAGTCCAGCAAATGGCATGGGATAGATGGGGCAGGTTTGAGACTGATCTAAGGAATTAACCAGAAAAATAgactttatttctcagctgcctcaccaatgtctgtttgtgaattaataacttttaattgctaaatttacaatagatggcagcataagaccataAAGCATCAGTTATAGGCTACARGcagcaatatgattgacataaaatagcatgcaaccACAGAATATATGTCCCATGATTTTCTAAAGTTATCACTCATTACTTTAGTTAGCTATATATCTTGTATTAGGGCTGTGTTGCTTTTGGGAGAGCAAAACAATTGTAACTATTGCAGGTATTGAACCCCGGGTAAATAATCACTTGTCAGAACATCAACCTTAGTTTACATGCAgtataaaaaaatcatgttaatatCTGATATTTAGAGTAAACAACCTCGGAATAGAAAAGACGGCRACGGGGTCTTCCAGCCCGCCAATAAATTACATCATGCAACCCTCCCGTAAATTTACCTCAACATGCCCCTGGAGAAGGCAGAGTGACGGCAAAAGCTTTTTAGCGGGGCTGAGATGACTACTAGAGCGAGAACAATAAAAACAGGTAATAATRAACATGAATCATATTTATATTACTTCACACTAATCTGTTTAATGCTTTTTCAGTCCCTCCTCTTGCGTTAGCAGTGTGGAAAGGGACAGCAAGAAGCGCACAGGAGTTTTCCTGTGAGGGGGAGTGGTGGTGTATCCAGGGAGAAAACTAAACTAATCTTCTGAAATGTCATTTGTGGtcttatgatgccatctactggaattatgtagcaactgcagtacTACTGAATAATGTGTAATTCCTTACTAAAGTAGTAATTATTACAACCATAAAATAACCATTTATAGCATAACAAACAATGAAACAGACATAAACCAAAAACATCATACATTTAgttaattatatatttatatatattaaaaactATTTTTTAGATGGGTGACATTATCTGCCAAAGTAACACCMctgtagacaaagaagagctctccagtaggtaccaaaacattcaaaggacattttctcaaaagtgaRGTTACAARTTTATCATCTTTCAAAgcggaattactttcccattgttcctcaactgtagtgtatgatataccattttatagctctgagtctctacttttatccaatgtgaaaaataaaacatttaaaatgttactaCATTTTTGAGCCCGGACGGTCACATTTGAGAGTGAGGAAGATATATAGCACTTtgctaaaaaaaacattattatttgtccctctgaaattaaaccatcaagtgatagattttaaacaactacaagtctgtcattgaacaatccCATtacatgattagatagtgaaaaaacacaccaatctctttcataatttctttaaacaattaaagcaaaacatttctgaaaatggatatatagcgttttggaatgaaactcttcttatgtttcccatctgagctcagagtagatgagagacgtaatgtttgtctctgttgtgttgaagcccaatcaagcaggagagaccagcctcccctgtacccagctgtgtgtccatgaagagtgacaagTCTATGGGTCATCCTATATactttagagagggagacttttctactgaacaaaggtaagaagaactcatgggtcatggtcagtgagttaaacaacactgtctccaGTCATgtctcctctcccattttcccatttctttttgttgtttttataatCCGTAGGCAAAtccttttgtccattttcatagtcctaaaacaatattaaacaaacacaacattccctCCCTNNNNNNNNNNNNNNNgagacttttctactgaacaaaggtaagaagaactcatgggtcatggtcagtgagttaaacaacactgtctctagtcatttctctcccattttcccatttattttggttgttttcataatccatagCTAATCCTTTTGTCTATTTTCATAgtcctaaaacaatattaaacaaacacaacattccctccgtgtgtgtgtgtgtgtgtgtgtgtttgtgtgtatgcactcCCTGGATGAGAAGATGTAATctcatgttttgtccacagaaaccaacaggagagatcagagtcagagattctcagtggtcagtcttcCCAGAGTCGTCAAGCAGTCCTGGCCTCcatattcagtgtatgtggtcCTTTTAtgcacatttgtttttgtttacctcaagTTAATCTGTCAAtctgtcaatcattcattaacctctctggggtagggggcagtattttcatgtctgggtgaatagcgtgcccattttaaactgcctgctactcaagcccagaagctaggatatgcatatagattTGGATacaaaacactctaaagtttctaaaactgttcaaataatgtctgtgagtataacagaactgaaatggcaggcgaaaccctgaggacaaaccacccccctCAAAACAAATTCatcctaccactgttttcaatgtctGTCAATTTTATTATAAGGTGAAATCCtccccgattgcagttcctagagcttccactagatgtcaacagtctttagaaagagtttcaagCTGGTTTTTGCAAAAATTAGgtagaagttgtagtttttctaagtggctcccattttggctgtagtgtttccatgcgcATGGAAGAGAGCgtgttctttttgtttttgtccgataaagacaataacgattttccgtcttaaatttgatcgtttatttacgtattagggtacctaaggtttgattataaacgttgtttgacttgtttggataagtttattggtaacgtttgggaatcattttgtatgcattttgatggagggaaactggtggattattgactgaagtgcgccagctaaactgagtttttatggatattaagaaggactttatcgaacaaaaggaccatttgtaatgtaactgggaccttttggagtgccaacagaagaagatcttcaaaggtaaggaatatattatatcgttatttctgactttcgtgttgcaactgcctggttgaaaaatgatttgtcatgcatttgtatgcagggcactgtcctcagataatcgcatggtgagattctgccgtaaagcctttttgaaatctgacacagcggctggattaacaagaaaatAAGCCTAATTTTTACGTATTACACGTAtattttcatgaaagttaaatacttgaatttagtatttt is a window of Salvelinus sp. IW2-2015 unplaced genomic scaffold, ASM291031v2 Un_scaffold2173, whole genome shotgun sequence DNA encoding:
- the LOC112073173 gene encoding uncharacterized protein gives rise to the protein MSLSGEREERGPASKISLSGEHDAKAKSPIKQERPASPVPSCVSMKSDKSMGHPIYFREGDFSTEQRNQQERSESEILSGQSSQSRQAVLASIFSKDFIEQKDHL